A region of Novipirellula aureliae DNA encodes the following proteins:
- the lpdA gene encoding dihydrolipoyl dehydrogenase, protein MHSPLVVLGGGPGGYAAAFLAADEGLDVTIVEAEPRLGGTCLLRGCIPSKALLHVSKIISEVEELRQDWGVDYGDRPNISIDKVRERKDQVITTLTGGLGQLAKRRNVTIIQARGSFIDSTTLKLEGDHESIPEGGQITFDHCILATGSVPAIPPAFNIGSDRVMDSTGALALPDVPKSLLIIGGGYIGLEMLNVYAGFGSKCTVVEMADRLLPGADADLVKPLAKRIDKLCEGRVLTGTKVGSLTEVDDQIEVTFEGPNHFGHDRYDRVLVSIGRRPVTRGLGLENTSVVITDRGFVECDSQQRTADPHIFVIGDVAGDPMLAHKATHEGRVAAEVISGKSSQFDKVAIPAVVFTDPEIAWAGFTEEEAKKAGRAYQVEAYPWAASGRAQALGITDGLTKWLVDPESHRVIGCGIVGTGAGELIAEAVLAIEMGCEMHDITDSIHPHPTLSETLMNAGEVYFGTATEIYKPRKKVGKGS, encoded by the coding sequence ATGCATTCTCCACTTGTTGTTCTTGGCGGCGGCCCAGGTGGCTACGCCGCAGCGTTTTTGGCAGCCGATGAAGGTCTCGACGTCACGATCGTTGAAGCCGAGCCGAGACTTGGCGGTACCTGTCTGCTTCGTGGTTGTATTCCAAGTAAAGCGTTGCTTCACGTCTCGAAGATCATCAGCGAGGTTGAAGAGCTGCGGCAAGATTGGGGAGTTGATTACGGTGATCGTCCCAACATCAGCATCGACAAGGTTCGTGAACGAAAAGATCAAGTCATCACGACGCTAACCGGCGGTCTCGGGCAATTGGCCAAACGCCGCAATGTGACCATCATCCAGGCCCGTGGTTCGTTCATCGATTCGACCACGCTTAAACTGGAAGGCGACCACGAATCGATTCCCGAAGGTGGACAGATCACCTTTGATCACTGCATCTTAGCCACCGGAAGTGTTCCAGCGATCCCGCCTGCTTTCAACATCGGTAGCGACCGAGTGATGGACAGCACCGGGGCGCTTGCGCTACCCGACGTTCCCAAATCGCTGCTGATTATTGGCGGCGGCTACATCGGTTTGGAAATGCTAAACGTGTACGCCGGTTTCGGATCAAAGTGTACGGTCGTCGAAATGGCAGATCGTTTGCTCCCGGGTGCCGATGCCGACCTCGTCAAACCGTTGGCAAAACGAATTGATAAACTGTGCGAAGGCCGAGTGTTGACAGGAACCAAGGTCGGCTCACTCACCGAAGTGGACGACCAGATTGAAGTGACGTTCGAAGGACCGAACCATTTTGGTCACGATCGCTATGACCGCGTGTTGGTAAGTATCGGGCGCCGGCCTGTGACGCGGGGGTTAGGTTTGGAAAACACCTCCGTCGTCATAACCGATCGCGGCTTCGTCGAGTGCGATAGCCAGCAGCGAACGGCTGATCCTCATATCTTTGTGATTGGCGATGTCGCGGGCGATCCCATGTTGGCCCACAAAGCGACCCACGAAGGTCGCGTAGCAGCGGAAGTGATCTCAGGCAAATCGAGCCAATTTGATAAGGTCGCCATCCCAGCGGTTGTGTTTACCGACCCCGAAATCGCCTGGGCAGGTTTCACCGAGGAAGAGGCTAAGAAGGCCGGTCGTGCCTATCAGGTCGAAGCATATCCTTGGGCTGCCAGCGGTCGAGCACAAGCACTTGGCATCACCGATGGTTTGACGAAATGGTTGGTGGACCCTGAATCTCACCGAGTGATTGGGTGCGGCATCGTTGGCACAGGCGCAGGTGAGTTGATTGCCGAGGCGGTTCTAGCGATTGAAATGGGTTGTGAAATGCACGACATTACCGATTCGATTCACCCGCACCCAACGCTCAGCGAAACCTTGATGAATGCGGGTGAAGTCTACTTTGGAACGGCCACTGAAATCTACAAACCGCGAAAAAAAGTGGGTAAGGGATCTTAA
- the ettA gene encoding energy-dependent translational throttle protein EttA: protein MSRQYIYQVENLTKKHGQKVILEDVCLAFYPGAKIGVLGPNGAGKSTLLRIMAGTDKEFDGTARLSNGFSVGYLEQEPPLDPTKTVFENVQEAVSERRQVVDRYNEISMKLGDVTDEEEMTKLCDEMARLQDVIDAADLWELDRQVEVSMAVMNLPPGDADVTKLSGGERRRVALCQLLIRQPDLLLLDEPTNHLDAESVSWLEQHLARYAGTVVAVTHDRYFLDNVAQWILEIDRGKGIPFEGNYTAWLEAREKRIHIEQRQAKARERTLARELEWIRMSPKARQAKSKARIKSYEEMSAQSFEDRPDELEIQIPSGRHLGDLVIEGKNIHKAFGDNVLMDDLSFRLPAGGIIGVIGPNGAGKTTLFRMITGQDKPDSGTIRIGDTVDLGYVDQSRDSLDPEKTVFQEISGGTETIVMGGRNIAARAYVARFNFKGPDQEKKVGKLSGGERNRVHLAKLLRQGCNVLLLDEPTNDLDVDTLRALEEAIANFAGCVVVTSHDRWFLDRLATHILAFEGDGKLVWCEGNFDTYDRNLRERMGDDPDEAKRTRYKSIHA from the coding sequence ATGTCGCGACAGTATATCTACCAAGTTGAGAATCTGACCAAAAAGCATGGCCAAAAGGTCATTCTTGAAGACGTTTGTTTGGCGTTTTATCCAGGTGCCAAAATCGGTGTGCTTGGCCCCAATGGTGCTGGTAAATCGACGCTTCTGCGAATTATGGCGGGCACCGACAAAGAGTTCGACGGAACCGCTCGATTGTCGAACGGTTTTTCGGTGGGCTATTTAGAACAAGAACCACCGCTCGATCCAACAAAAACGGTTTTTGAAAACGTACAAGAAGCGGTTTCCGAGCGGCGACAGGTAGTCGACCGCTACAACGAAATCAGTATGAAGCTTGGCGATGTCACCGATGAGGAGGAAATGACCAAGCTATGCGATGAGATGGCGAGGTTGCAAGATGTTATCGATGCCGCCGATTTGTGGGAACTCGATCGTCAGGTGGAGGTTTCAATGGCGGTTATGAATCTGCCGCCGGGCGATGCTGATGTCACCAAGTTGTCAGGTGGTGAACGTCGCCGCGTCGCGCTTTGCCAATTGCTGATCCGGCAACCCGATCTGCTATTGCTCGACGAACCGACCAACCACTTGGATGCGGAGTCGGTTTCATGGCTCGAACAGCATTTGGCTCGCTACGCCGGGACCGTTGTCGCCGTCACGCACGACCGCTATTTCCTCGACAATGTCGCCCAGTGGATCTTGGAAATCGATCGAGGCAAAGGAATTCCGTTCGAAGGAAACTATACCGCTTGGCTTGAGGCACGCGAGAAGCGGATCCATATCGAACAACGCCAAGCCAAGGCGCGTGAACGAACGTTGGCTCGCGAATTGGAATGGATTCGCATGAGTCCGAAGGCTCGTCAAGCAAAGAGCAAAGCTCGTATCAAATCGTACGAAGAAATGTCCGCTCAGTCGTTTGAAGATCGGCCTGATGAGTTGGAAATACAGATTCCATCGGGTCGGCACCTTGGTGACTTGGTCATTGAAGGCAAGAATATCCATAAAGCGTTCGGTGACAATGTGTTGATGGATGATTTGTCGTTTCGATTGCCGGCTGGTGGCATCATCGGTGTGATCGGACCGAACGGTGCGGGCAAAACGACGCTGTTCCGAATGATTACCGGCCAAGACAAACCGGATTCGGGGACGATTCGGATCGGTGACACTGTTGACTTGGGGTACGTCGATCAAAGCCGCGATTCGCTCGACCCAGAAAAAACGGTCTTTCAGGAGATCAGCGGCGGTACCGAAACGATCGTGATGGGCGGACGCAACATTGCCGCTCGCGCTTACGTCGCCCGCTTCAACTTCAAGGGACCCGATCAAGAAAAGAAGGTTGGCAAATTGTCAGGCGGTGAACGCAATCGGGTCCACCTAGCCAAACTGCTTCGCCAAGGGTGTAATGTTTTGCTCCTTGACGAACCGACCAATGACTTGGACGTTGATACGCTGCGGGCGCTCGAAGAAGCGATCGCGAACTTCGCAGGTTGTGTCGTCGTGACCAGCCATGACCGTTGGTTCCTCGATCGCTTGGCGACACACATTTTAGCATTCGAAGGCGATGGAAAACTCGTTTGGTGCGAAGGCAACTTCGATACCTACGATCGCAACCTTCGCGAGCGAATGGGCGATGATCCCGACGAAGCAAAACGAACGCGATACAAGAGCATTCATGCCTAG
- the guaA gene encoding glutamine-hydrolyzing GMP synthase, translated as MAESIVTENLTDQRIVVLDFGSQYAQLIARRVREQNVYCQILRHDLSADRIAELNPKGIILSGGPSSVYEEGAPRCDPELFRLGIPVLGICYGMQLACEALGGKVDNTPSREYGPAKCTISDNDVLFRGLPENIDVWMSHGDQVSSVSDVFKPLASTKTCPFAAISHRELPIYAMQFHPEVTHTPLGGQILRNFVLEVCGCEGTWQLGDFAQAAIEQIRERVGKSRVICGLSGGVDSSVVAALLYKAIGPQLSCILVDNGLLRKDEQVTVIQEFSSHFKTDLHVVQAEDRFLDTLEGISEPQEKRRRIGHAFIECFKQEALKIEDARFLAQGTLYPDVIESGADPDGPAATIKLHHNVGGLPEELGFELIEPLRDLFKDEVRRLGLELGLPESLVWRHPFPGPGLAVRCLGEVTREKLKVLREADSIVVSEIVAAGLYRETSQSFAVLLPVQSVGVMGDARTYDNAIAIRSVKTDDFMTADWSRLPYDLLARISTRIINEVAGINRVCYDISSKPPATIEWE; from the coding sequence ATGGCCGAATCAATCGTTACCGAAAACCTGACCGATCAACGCATTGTCGTCCTGGACTTTGGGTCGCAGTATGCCCAATTGATTGCCCGGCGAGTTCGTGAACAGAACGTTTACTGTCAAATTTTACGCCACGACTTGTCGGCTGACCGCATCGCCGAACTGAATCCAAAGGGGATTATTTTGTCGGGCGGGCCGTCGAGCGTTTACGAAGAGGGTGCGCCGCGTTGTGATCCGGAGCTGTTCCGCTTAGGCATTCCCGTCCTGGGGATTTGTTATGGGATGCAGTTAGCTTGCGAAGCCCTGGGAGGCAAGGTCGACAATACGCCGAGTCGCGAATATGGTCCAGCAAAGTGCACGATCAGCGACAACGACGTGCTGTTTCGCGGGCTGCCCGAGAACATTGACGTATGGATGAGTCACGGTGACCAAGTCTCATCGGTATCGGATGTGTTCAAGCCGTTGGCGTCGACCAAGACGTGTCCCTTCGCTGCGATCTCGCACCGCGAATTGCCGATCTATGCGATGCAGTTCCATCCCGAAGTGACTCATACACCGCTAGGCGGTCAAATTCTTCGCAACTTTGTTTTGGAGGTCTGCGGCTGCGAGGGGACTTGGCAGCTCGGCGATTTTGCTCAAGCTGCGATCGAGCAGATCCGCGAACGGGTCGGTAAATCGCGTGTCATTTGTGGGCTCAGCGGCGGTGTTGATTCCTCCGTCGTCGCCGCACTGCTCTACAAAGCAATCGGGCCGCAATTGTCATGTATCCTGGTGGACAATGGATTGCTTCGAAAGGACGAACAGGTAACGGTCATCCAGGAATTTAGCAGCCACTTCAAAACCGATTTGCATGTCGTTCAAGCGGAGGACCGGTTCCTTGATACACTCGAAGGCATTAGCGAACCGCAAGAGAAGCGGCGACGGATCGGCCACGCGTTCATCGAGTGTTTTAAGCAGGAAGCCCTCAAAATTGAAGACGCTCGCTTTCTCGCTCAAGGCACTTTGTACCCGGATGTGATCGAAAGTGGGGCCGACCCGGACGGTCCCGCAGCAACGATCAAGTTGCACCACAACGTTGGCGGTTTGCCGGAGGAACTCGGGTTTGAACTAATCGAGCCGCTACGCGATCTGTTTAAAGACGAAGTCCGACGCCTGGGACTCGAATTGGGACTGCCCGAATCGCTGGTTTGGCGGCACCCGTTCCCAGGTCCCGGTTTGGCGGTTCGTTGTTTGGGCGAAGTGACCCGAGAAAAATTGAAGGTGCTGCGAGAAGCGGATTCGATCGTGGTCAGTGAGATCGTTGCTGCTGGTTTGTATCGTGAAACCAGTCAATCGTTCGCTGTTCTGTTACCCGTCCAAAGTGTTGGTGTGATGGGCGATGCTCGAACCTACGACAATGCGATTGCCATCCGCAGCGTCAAGACGGATGACTTCATGACAGCCGATTGGAGCCGTTTGCCGTACGACTTGTTGGCGCGAATCAGCACACGAATCATCAACGAAGTAGCGGGGATCAACCGCGTTTGTTACGACATCAGCAGCAAGCCACCGGCAACGATTGAGTGGGAATGA